Proteins from one Streptosporangium becharense genomic window:
- a CDS encoding carbohydrate ABC transporter permease, whose product MATAAVDRRKGRHTGPGLGSAARRVRRDMTSYLMLLPFLALFTGFLVWPLINSLYLSLTTFNGVKPPRFVGLANFRRLLQDERFLHALSNTLVYVLAAVVLTSGFALALALAFRGQGWGDRVMRTIFFLPSVTSTIALFLMWRWIFAAEDYGLANTVFGWFGGDPVAWLATPSLTVPVMVLMATWSGMGYAMVIFVAGLNTIPEEYYEAARIDGATTWQQFRGITLPLLRPVTTYVVVTTMIAAFQVFEAVYIVFRQVSNVGGVLDSGLMIVPYLYDMGFTKFQLGYASAIAWALFLIIFVISLVQLRIGRAMREL is encoded by the coding sequence ATGGCCACCGCTGCCGTCGATCGCCGCAAGGGGCGTCACACCGGTCCCGGCCTCGGCTCCGCTGCCCGGCGGGTGCGACGGGACATGACGTCCTACCTGATGCTCCTGCCGTTCCTGGCGCTGTTCACGGGCTTCCTGGTCTGGCCCCTGATCAACTCCCTCTATCTGAGCCTGACCACGTTCAACGGCGTCAAGCCGCCGCGGTTCGTCGGCCTGGCCAACTTCCGGCGCCTGCTGCAGGACGAGCGTTTCCTGCACGCGCTGTCCAACACGCTGGTCTACGTGCTCGCGGCCGTGGTGCTCACCTCGGGGTTCGCGCTGGCGCTGGCGCTGGCCTTCCGGGGGCAGGGCTGGGGCGACCGCGTCATGCGGACGATCTTCTTCCTGCCCTCGGTGACGTCCACGATCGCGCTGTTCCTGATGTGGCGGTGGATCTTCGCCGCCGAGGACTACGGCCTGGCCAACACGGTGTTCGGCTGGTTCGGCGGCGACCCGGTGGCCTGGCTGGCCACCCCCTCGCTCACCGTCCCCGTCATGGTGCTGATGGCCACCTGGTCCGGGATGGGATACGCGATGGTCATCTTCGTCGCCGGCCTCAACACCATCCCCGAGGAGTACTACGAGGCGGCCAGGATCGACGGCGCCACCACCTGGCAGCAGTTCAGAGGCATCACCCTGCCGCTGCTGCGTCCCGTCACCACCTACGTCGTCGTCACCACGATGATCGCCGCCTTCCAGGTCTTCGAAGCGGTCTACATCGTCTTCCGCCAGGTCAGCAACGTCGGCGGCGTGCTCGACTCCGGGCTCATGATCGTGCCCTACCTCTACGACATGGGCTTCACCAAGTTCCAGCTCGGCTACGCCTCCGCGATCGCCTGGGCCCTGTTCCTGATCATTTTCGTCATCAGCCTGGTGCAGCTGCGCATCGGCCGTGCCATGAGGGAGCTGTGA
- a CDS encoding zinc-dependent alcohol dehydrogenase family protein codes for MRRAIARAFGPAAEVVEVESYTPPPPQEGEVRVRMTAATVNPSDLVTISGAYRSRTVLPLVPGFEGVGVVERTGPGVTGLRPGDRVLPIGSAGAWQQVKTTAAHWCFRVRPELTDAQAALSYINPLTALRMVEEFVDPLGRPVVAVNAARSAIAVILARLLRRRGVHAVGLVRGPADPAPPVSSAGEPWSAVLSTDAPDWPAELTRLTGGGPGVAFDAVGGEEGEQLALLTRARGTLVHYGLLSGRPLPPDLARRRPDLRVALYMLRSWVHTADHPSIQRALDEAGELVLRGDVATPVQEEFPLEGVRDAIVASTTRASLGKVLILP; via the coding sequence GTGCGCCGAGCGATCGCCAGGGCCTTCGGGCCCGCGGCCGAGGTGGTGGAGGTCGAGTCCTACACCCCTCCTCCCCCGCAGGAGGGCGAGGTGCGGGTGCGGATGACCGCCGCCACCGTCAACCCCTCCGACCTCGTCACCATCTCCGGCGCCTACCGCTCGCGCACCGTCCTGCCGCTGGTGCCCGGGTTCGAGGGCGTCGGCGTGGTCGAACGCACCGGCCCCGGCGTCACCGGGCTGAGACCGGGCGACCGGGTGCTCCCCATCGGCAGCGCCGGAGCCTGGCAGCAGGTCAAGACCACCGCCGCGCACTGGTGTTTCCGGGTGCGGCCGGAGCTGACCGACGCCCAGGCCGCGCTCTCCTACATCAACCCGCTCACCGCCCTGCGGATGGTCGAGGAGTTCGTCGACCCCCTCGGCCGTCCCGTCGTCGCGGTCAACGCGGCGCGGTCGGCGATCGCCGTGATCCTCGCCCGGCTGCTGCGCCGCCGGGGCGTCCACGCCGTCGGGCTGGTGCGCGGCCCCGCCGATCCCGCCCCGCCCGTCTCGTCCGCCGGGGAGCCGTGGTCGGCGGTGCTGAGCACGGACGCCCCGGACTGGCCCGCGGAGCTGACCCGGCTGACCGGCGGCGGGCCCGGCGTCGCCTTCGACGCGGTCGGCGGTGAGGAGGGCGAGCAGCTGGCGCTGCTGACACGCGCCCGCGGGACCCTCGTCCACTACGGCCTGCTGTCGGGGCGCCCCCTGCCGCCCGATCTGGCGCGCCGCCGCCCCGACCTGCGCGTCGCCCTGTACATGCTGCGGTCGTGGGTGCACACCGCCGACCACCCGAGCATCCAGCGGGCCCTGGACGAGGCGGGCGAACTGGTGCTGCGCGGCGACGTCGCCACCCCCGTCCAGGAGGAGTTCCCCCTGGAGGGCGTCAGGGACGCCATCGTGGCGAGCACGACCCGCGCCAGCCTGGGCAAGGTGCTGATCCTGCCCTGA
- a CDS encoding energy-coupling factor transporter transmembrane component T family protein, protein MSLSLYEPGTTPLHRLRPGAKLGALFVVGVVVFLVSDLRILAAAVATAAVLLLSARVRPKVLARRLSGVAVMLAVLFAATGLLQGWDTALTALLRLVTLILTAFAVTLTTRPAALLELFEWLISPLARLGVANPERISLSVSLVLRFVPELSRRYHEIREAQAARGLHANPVALLVPLIVRTLKSADDVADAIDARCYPPPRRSPGGRA, encoded by the coding sequence GTGAGCCTCTCCCTGTACGAACCGGGCACCACACCGCTGCACAGGCTGCGGCCCGGGGCCAAACTCGGTGCCCTGTTCGTGGTCGGCGTCGTGGTCTTCCTGGTGAGCGACCTGCGGATCCTCGCCGCGGCGGTGGCGACGGCCGCGGTGCTGCTGCTGTCGGCCCGCGTCCGGCCGAAGGTGCTGGCGAGAAGACTGTCCGGGGTGGCGGTCATGCTCGCGGTGCTGTTCGCCGCGACCGGCCTGCTCCAGGGATGGGACACCGCGCTGACCGCGTTGCTGCGGCTGGTCACGCTGATCCTGACGGCGTTCGCGGTGACGCTGACCACCCGGCCCGCCGCGCTGCTGGAACTGTTCGAGTGGCTGATCTCCCCACTGGCCCGGCTCGGCGTCGCCAACCCCGAGCGCATCAGCCTCAGCGTGTCGCTGGTGCTGCGCTTCGTCCCCGAACTGTCGCGGCGCTACCACGAGATCCGCGAGGCGCAGGCGGCACGCGGCCTGCACGCCAACCCCGTGGCGCTGCTGGTGCCGCTCATCGTCCGCACCCTGAAATCGGCCGATGACGTCGCCGACGCCATCGACGCGCGTTGTTATCCACCGCCGCGCCGCTCCCCCGGCGGCCGTGCCTGA
- a CDS encoding energy-coupling factor ABC transporter ATP-binding protein, whose protein sequence is MRAAGDSTTPVPESAAGSPPAPAPVIELDGVSVSFDGRPVLREVSLRLAERRIGVIGQNGSGKSTLARLLNGLVLPDEGSVRVDGLDTGKDARRVRARVGFVFQNPDNQIVFPIVSEDMAFGLKNLGVPKREIPGRVTAALGEFGIGHLAERQAHLLSGGEKQLVALAAVMVMRPSVVVFDEPTTLLDLRNRNLIRDAVARMEQSAVMVTHDLDLLAGFDRVLVVHEGRIAYDADPASAVGWYREHCS, encoded by the coding sequence GTGAGGGCGGCGGGTGACTCGACGACCCCTGTCCCGGAGTCAGCGGCGGGATCCCCGCCCGCCCCGGCGCCGGTCATCGAACTGGACGGGGTGAGCGTCTCCTTCGACGGGCGGCCGGTGCTGCGGGAGGTGTCCCTGCGGCTCGCCGAGCGCCGCATCGGCGTCATCGGGCAGAACGGCTCGGGCAAGAGCACCCTCGCCCGGCTGCTCAACGGCCTGGTCCTGCCGGACGAGGGCAGCGTCCGCGTCGACGGCCTCGACACCGGCAAGGACGCCCGGCGGGTCCGCGCCAGGGTCGGGTTCGTCTTCCAGAACCCCGACAACCAGATCGTCTTCCCCATCGTCTCCGAGGACATGGCGTTCGGCCTCAAGAACCTGGGTGTCCCGAAACGGGAGATCCCCGGCCGCGTCACCGCCGCCCTCGGAGAGTTCGGCATCGGGCACCTCGCGGAGCGCCAGGCCCACCTGCTCAGCGGTGGGGAGAAGCAACTCGTCGCGCTGGCCGCGGTGATGGTCATGCGTCCCTCGGTGGTGGTCTTCGACGAGCCGACCACGCTGCTGGACCTGCGCAACCGCAACCTCATCCGGGACGCCGTCGCGCGGATGGAGCAGAGCGCGGTCATGGTGACCCACGACCTCGACCTGCTGGCGGGGTTCGACCGGGTGCTGGTCGTCCACGAGGGGCGGATCGCCTACGACGCCGACCCGGCGTCGGCCGTCGGCTGGTACCGGGAGCACTGCTCGTGA
- a CDS encoding acyl-CoA thioesterase, with protein sequence MRLRVPFSDVDMHGNVHNGRYVAYAEDAINEFIRESGLSDQFDPASSRLAYHVKKVEIVYERPLGFGELADITARAARVGRTSLTFEVLVHPAEPAGAPPAVRAQVVWVCVDPETRVPSPVPESTAAALLLASRAGTPT encoded by the coding sequence ATGCGACTGCGGGTCCCCTTTTCCGATGTGGACATGCATGGGAATGTCCATAATGGTCGCTATGTCGCCTATGCCGAGGACGCCATCAATGAGTTCATCAGGGAGAGCGGCCTCAGCGACCAGTTCGACCCCGCCTCCTCCAGGCTCGCCTACCACGTCAAGAAGGTGGAGATCGTCTACGAGCGTCCGCTCGGCTTCGGCGAGCTCGCCGACATCACCGCGCGCGCGGCCCGCGTCGGTCGCACCAGCCTGACCTTCGAGGTGCTCGTGCACCCGGCCGAGCCCGCCGGGGCGCCGCCCGCGGTCCGCGCTCAGGTGGTGTGGGTCTGCGTCGACCCCGAGACGCGCGTCCCCTCGCCGGTGCCCGAGTCCACCGCCGCGGCGCTGCTCCTCGCCTCAAGGGCGGGCACGCCGACGTGA
- a CDS encoding AMP-binding protein, with the protein MPLTERIVTWAGRRPQAPAFTVGERTVTYGELAARAAGVAAGLRAATGSSARSDLTSTSLLALGVGNTPEFAELFAGATAGDGACAVLDPAWPREQVREVLLRLRPDLVAAEAGSAVAAAARECGIPLLVTPAPCAAGDGEDAPEGGEAGGGPAGPERGEIGAGPADPERGDVGGGSADPEGADVGDTPAGTPYAAWLARHRIGADPARDLRAGDPGSAFLVGFTSGTSGPPKAFHRSRRSWRESLSRAAEVFGTGPGDRVLAPGPLSHGLGLYALAEALHEGAEFTTLPRFDAADAHAVIAARGITRLVVVPTMLRALSRDGEDTPGEDTLGEDGARCAEAGPTARRAEAGPAARDGARPAHTGVTAVVSSGAKLDPATFLRARRVFPGAHVYEYYGASELSFITVRHTPPHAEPDERPGVVGLPFPGVELRIGPQDGTAPGIPTGPGTPGTVWVRGPLTSGGYLWGDDGRAFRTEGPWATVGDLGWLDEQGELHIAGRSGGMVITGGYNVYPAEVEAVLRGVDGVEETQVLGVPDDYLGSVLVAVVSGPAAGSLTHDDVVRECGRALPRYKIPRRVYMVGKWPMTRSGKISRVTLEEWIHHGDGRLVRLPAPPEPTGRPLAPFP; encoded by the coding sequence ATGCCGCTGACCGAGCGGATCGTCACCTGGGCCGGACGCCGCCCCCAGGCGCCGGCGTTCACGGTGGGGGAACGGACCGTCACCTACGGGGAGCTCGCGGCGCGCGCGGCCGGCGTCGCGGCGGGGCTGCGCGCGGCCACGGGCTCCTCGGCGCGCTCCGACCTGACGAGCACGTCACTGCTGGCGCTGGGGGTGGGCAACACCCCCGAGTTCGCGGAACTCTTCGCCGGGGCCACCGCCGGAGACGGGGCGTGCGCCGTGCTCGACCCGGCGTGGCCGCGCGAGCAGGTCCGGGAGGTGCTGCTGCGGCTCCGTCCCGACCTGGTGGCCGCGGAGGCGGGCTCGGCCGTCGCCGCGGCGGCGCGCGAATGCGGGATCCCGCTGCTGGTCACGCCCGCCCCCTGTGCCGCAGGGGACGGCGAGGACGCCCCGGAGGGCGGGGAGGCCGGCGGTGGTCCGGCAGGTCCGGAGCGTGGGGAAATTGGTGCCGGCCCGGCGGACCCGGAGCGCGGGGACGTCGGCGGCGGCTCGGCGGACCCGGAAGGCGCGGACGTCGGCGACACCCCGGCCGGGACGCCCTACGCCGCGTGGCTGGCCCGGCACCGCATCGGCGCCGACCCCGCGCGCGACCTCCGCGCCGGCGACCCCGGCAGTGCGTTCCTCGTCGGATTCACCTCCGGCACGTCCGGCCCGCCCAAGGCGTTCCACCGGTCCCGGCGGTCATGGCGGGAGAGCCTTTCCCGCGCGGCCGAGGTGTTCGGCACCGGACCGGGCGACCGCGTCCTGGCGCCCGGCCCGCTCTCCCACGGACTCGGCCTGTACGCCCTGGCCGAAGCCCTCCACGAGGGGGCGGAGTTCACCACCCTCCCGCGCTTCGACGCCGCCGACGCCCACGCGGTCATCGCCGCGCGCGGCATCACCCGCCTGGTGGTCGTACCGACGATGCTGCGTGCCCTGTCCCGGGACGGGGAGGACACACCGGGGGAGGACACGCTGGGGGAGGACGGCGCCCGCTGCGCCGAGGCGGGCCCTACGGCCCGCCGTGCCGAGGCGGGCCCTGCGGCCCGCGACGGCGCGCGGCCCGCGCACACCGGTGTCACCGCCGTCGTCAGCAGCGGGGCCAAGCTCGACCCGGCCACCTTCCTGCGCGCGCGCCGCGTCTTCCCCGGCGCCCACGTGTACGAGTACTACGGCGCCTCCGAGCTGAGCTTCATCACCGTGCGGCACACACCCCCGCACGCCGAGCCGGACGAGCGGCCGGGGGTCGTCGGCCTGCCCTTCCCCGGTGTCGAACTGCGGATCGGCCCGCAGGACGGCACGGCCCCGGGCATCCCCACCGGTCCCGGAACGCCGGGAACGGTGTGGGTGCGCGGGCCGCTCACGAGCGGCGGTTACCTGTGGGGCGACGACGGCAGGGCCTTCCGGACCGAGGGCCCCTGGGCGACGGTGGGCGACCTGGGATGGCTCGACGAGCAGGGGGAGCTGCACATCGCCGGTCGCTCCGGCGGCATGGTGATCACCGGCGGGTACAACGTCTACCCCGCCGAGGTCGAGGCGGTGCTCAGAGGCGTCGACGGCGTGGAGGAGACACAGGTGCTCGGGGTGCCCGACGACTACCTCGGCAGCGTGCTGGTCGCGGTGGTCTCCGGCCCCGCGGCCGGGAGCCTCACCCACGACGACGTCGTCCGCGAGTGCGGGCGTGCTCTTCCCCGCTACAAGATTCCACGCCGGGTGTACATGGTGGGGAAGTGGCCGATGACGCGCAGCGGGAAGATCTCCCGCGTGACCCTTGAGGAGTGGATCCACCATGGTGACGGCCGGCTCGTCCGACTCCCCGCCCCGCCGGAGCCGACAGGACGCCCCCTTGCCCCATTTCCGTGA
- a CDS encoding biotin transporter BioY has product MNGRVEKGITTRDVVLVALFAAFIIALGLIPPITVGIVPVPITLQTLGVMLAGVVLGPVRGMLSCALVMLLVVVGLPVLAGGRGGIGVLAGPTGGYALGWIPGALVTGLLVKYWAVRLTRHWARIAAYALSCVVGGILVVYLLGVPWLSVATGVTLGKAVVGNLVFLPGDLIKAVAAALIGHGVHRSYSMPLK; this is encoded by the coding sequence GTGAACGGTCGTGTGGAGAAAGGGATCACCACCCGGGACGTCGTGCTCGTCGCGCTGTTCGCGGCGTTCATCATCGCCCTGGGACTGATCCCGCCGATCACCGTCGGGATCGTCCCGGTGCCCATCACCCTGCAGACCCTCGGCGTGATGCTGGCCGGGGTGGTCCTGGGACCGGTGCGCGGGATGCTGTCCTGTGCCCTCGTCATGCTGCTCGTGGTCGTCGGCCTGCCGGTCCTGGCCGGGGGACGCGGCGGCATCGGCGTCCTGGCCGGCCCCACCGGCGGCTACGCCCTGGGGTGGATCCCCGGCGCGCTGGTCACCGGGCTGCTGGTGAAGTACTGGGCGGTGCGCCTGACCCGTCACTGGGCCCGGATCGCCGCCTACGCGCTGTCATGCGTGGTCGGCGGCATCCTGGTGGTCTACCTGCTCGGCGTCCCCTGGCTCTCCGTCGCCACCGGGGTGACGCTCGGCAAAGCGGTGGTCGGCAACCTGGTCTTCCTGCCCGGCGACCTGATCAAGGCGGTCGCCGCGGCGCTCATCGGGCACGGTGTCCACCGCTCCTACAGCATGCCGCTGAAGTAG
- a CDS encoding carbohydrate ABC transporter permease, with translation MVVRTRPPASRTAPAAPGGTRGRLRGRRSRAGWAKAPLHLLAITMIVPFYWMVITAFKPVSEITRNPPSFVPESPTTVGYHDPRWRPDADNPGHVAGLFQRFTEVDLGFWRFAVNSVVIATVITVLALLAASLAAYVITKHDIRGRRVIFLMILGSMMIPWQATLVPNYLVVRNLGWVDSYLGYIVPAIPKAFVVFFLVQYLRSIPDDLIEAARIDGAGEWRIWWQVVMPLLRPALAAMSIFVMLNEWNNFLWPLIIVESDQMANLPVALARLNSAFTGAQHMGVIMAASLLASLPTVVFFLLFQKHFTRGIAMSGLKG, from the coding sequence ATGGTCGTTCGGACCCGGCCGCCCGCCTCCCGCACCGCCCCGGCGGCGCCCGGCGGCACCCGCGGCCGCCTCCGCGGACGCCGTTCGCGGGCGGGGTGGGCGAAGGCGCCCCTCCACCTGCTCGCGATCACCATGATCGTCCCGTTCTACTGGATGGTGATCACCGCCTTCAAGCCGGTCTCGGAGATCACCCGCAACCCGCCGTCGTTCGTCCCGGAGAGCCCGACGACCGTCGGCTACCACGACCCGCGGTGGCGTCCCGACGCGGACAACCCCGGCCACGTCGCCGGCCTGTTCCAGCGCTTCACCGAGGTCGACCTCGGCTTCTGGCGGTTCGCGGTCAACAGCGTCGTCATCGCCACGGTCATCACCGTCCTGGCCCTGCTCGCGGCCTCCCTGGCCGCCTACGTCATCACCAAGCACGACATCAGGGGCCGCAGGGTGATCTTCCTGATGATCCTCGGCTCGATGATGATCCCGTGGCAGGCCACGCTGGTCCCCAACTACCTGGTGGTGCGCAACCTCGGCTGGGTCGACAGCTACCTCGGATACATCGTCCCGGCGATTCCCAAGGCGTTCGTCGTCTTCTTCCTCGTGCAGTACCTGCGGTCGATCCCCGACGACCTCATCGAGGCGGCCCGGATCGACGGCGCGGGGGAGTGGCGCATCTGGTGGCAGGTCGTCATGCCGCTGCTGCGGCCCGCGCTCGCCGCGATGTCGATCTTCGTGATGCTCAACGAGTGGAACAACTTCCTCTGGCCGCTGATCATCGTGGAGAGCGACCAGATGGCCAACCTGCCGGTGGCGCTGGCCCGGCTCAACTCGGCCTTCACCGGAGCCCAGCACATGGGCGTGATCATGGCCGCGTCGCTGCTCGCCTCGCTGCCGACGGTCGTGTTCTTCCTGCTGTTCCAGAAGCACTTCACCCGCGGCATCGCCATGTCCGGGCTCAAGGGCTGA
- a CDS encoding glycoside hydrolase family 2 protein has translation MSTYRPLHDGWTLTQVDGDIAGVAATVPGCVHTDLLAAGLIDDPYLDDNENRLTWIGRTGWEYGTVFTWADDGHDRVDLVCGGLDTVAAIELNGVEVATTANQHRSYRFAVRELLREGENTLRVRFTAPYAYAEARRAELGERPGAYDEPYQFIRKMACNFGWDWGPTLVTSGIWRPIGLHSWSGARLAGVRPLVSVDGADGLVEVHVTVETTLAHPVTVTAEVAGIGSEVTLEAGERDAVLRLRVPGPDLWWPRGYGGQHRYELTVRLGPGAGTGRTGTAGRDEVAGWDGTTGRGTRTAKTGAAEGTGETGETWRRWIGFRDARLDRTGDGFTIVVNDVPVLVRGVNWIPDDCFPARVTRERLAERFGQAVDANVNLLRVWGGGLYESEDFYDLADELGLLVWQDFPFACAAYPEEEPFASEVAAEARENVARLSWRPSLVLWCGNNENIEGHADWGWREKLDGRTWGGGFYYDLLPRIVAELDPTRPYWPGSPYSGAPGLPPNDPARGTIHIWDVWNREDYTRYGAYTPRFVAEFGFQGPPAYATLRGAVSGELAADAPLVRHHQKAIDGDAKLLRGLGEHLPQPRDFDDWHYLTQLNQARAVTFGIERFRSLAPYCAGTIVWQLNDCWPVVSWAAVDGAGRRKPLWYALRRVYADRLLTVQDGVVALVNDGAGSWSGELELSRLALDGQPLAKEAVPVDVAPRAVLRVPLPGAVAVPGDPTAELLVARLGEHRTVRFFAEDTRVAFPAADYHTRVSPAGDGLDVTVTARTILRDLALFPDRLDPDARVDDLAVTLLPGESVTFHVTTDREFDPAALTAPPVLRCVNEARA, from the coding sequence TTGAGCACCTACCGCCCGCTGCACGACGGCTGGACCCTCACCCAGGTGGACGGTGACATCGCGGGCGTGGCCGCCACCGTCCCCGGGTGCGTGCACACCGACCTGCTGGCCGCCGGGCTCATCGACGACCCCTACCTGGACGACAACGAGAACCGGCTGACCTGGATCGGCCGCACCGGCTGGGAGTACGGGACCGTCTTCACCTGGGCCGACGACGGGCACGACCGCGTCGACCTGGTCTGCGGGGGGCTCGACACGGTCGCCGCGATCGAGCTCAACGGCGTCGAGGTCGCCACCACGGCCAACCAGCACCGCTCCTACCGCTTCGCCGTGCGCGAGCTGCTGCGCGAGGGGGAGAACACGCTGCGGGTGCGTTTCACCGCCCCCTACGCATACGCCGAGGCGCGCCGGGCCGAACTGGGGGAGCGTCCGGGGGCCTACGACGAGCCGTACCAGTTCATCCGGAAGATGGCCTGCAACTTCGGCTGGGACTGGGGGCCGACGCTGGTCACCTCGGGCATCTGGCGGCCCATCGGGCTGCACTCGTGGAGCGGGGCCCGGCTGGCCGGGGTGCGTCCGCTGGTGAGCGTGGACGGGGCGGACGGCCTGGTCGAGGTGCACGTGACCGTGGAGACCACGCTCGCACACCCCGTCACGGTGACCGCCGAGGTGGCCGGGATCGGCAGCGAGGTGACGCTGGAGGCGGGCGAGCGCGACGCGGTCCTGAGGCTGCGGGTCCCCGGTCCCGACCTCTGGTGGCCGCGCGGGTACGGCGGGCAGCACCGCTACGAGCTGACCGTCCGCCTCGGCCCCGGCGCAGGGACCGGGCGGACCGGGACGGCCGGGCGGGACGAGGTGGCCGGATGGGACGGGACGACCGGGCGGGGCACGCGGACGGCGAAGACCGGGGCGGCCGAGGGGACCGGGGAGACCGGGGAGACCTGGCGCCGGTGGATCGGCTTCCGGGACGCCCGCCTGGACCGGACCGGCGACGGGTTCACGATCGTGGTCAACGACGTGCCGGTCCTGGTGCGCGGCGTCAACTGGATCCCCGACGACTGCTTCCCGGCCCGCGTCACCCGCGAGCGCCTGGCGGAGCGCTTCGGCCAGGCGGTCGACGCCAACGTCAACCTGCTGCGGGTCTGGGGCGGCGGCCTGTACGAGAGCGAGGACTTCTACGACCTGGCCGACGAGCTGGGCCTGCTCGTCTGGCAGGACTTCCCGTTCGCCTGCGCCGCCTACCCCGAGGAGGAGCCCTTCGCCTCCGAGGTGGCGGCCGAAGCCCGCGAGAACGTCGCCCGCCTGTCCTGGCGGCCCTCGCTGGTGCTGTGGTGCGGCAACAACGAGAACATCGAGGGGCACGCCGACTGGGGCTGGCGGGAGAAGCTGGACGGGCGGACCTGGGGCGGCGGCTTCTACTACGACCTGCTGCCCCGGATCGTCGCCGAGCTCGACCCCACCCGCCCCTACTGGCCGGGCAGCCCCTACTCCGGAGCCCCCGGCCTGCCGCCCAACGACCCCGCCCGCGGCACCATCCACATCTGGGACGTGTGGAACCGCGAGGACTACACCCGCTACGGCGCCTACACCCCCCGGTTCGTCGCCGAGTTCGGCTTCCAGGGCCCGCCTGCGTACGCCACCCTGCGCGGCGCGGTCAGCGGCGAGCTGGCCGCCGACGCCCCGCTGGTGCGCCACCACCAGAAGGCGATCGACGGCGACGCCAAGCTGCTGCGCGGGCTGGGCGAGCACCTGCCGCAGCCGCGCGACTTCGACGACTGGCACTACCTGACCCAGCTCAACCAGGCCCGCGCGGTGACCTTCGGCATCGAGCGCTTCCGGTCGCTGGCGCCGTACTGCGCGGGCACGATCGTCTGGCAGCTCAACGACTGCTGGCCGGTCGTCTCCTGGGCCGCGGTCGACGGCGCCGGGCGGCGCAAGCCGCTGTGGTACGCGCTGCGCCGCGTCTACGCCGACCGGCTGCTGACCGTCCAGGACGGGGTCGTGGCCCTGGTCAACGACGGCGCCGGATCCTGGAGCGGCGAGCTGGAGCTGTCCCGCCTTGCCCTGGACGGGCAGCCGCTGGCCAAGGAGGCCGTCCCGGTCGACGTGGCGCCCCGCGCGGTGCTACGCGTCCCGCTGCCCGGCGCCGTCGCCGTCCCCGGCGACCCCACCGCCGAGCTGCTCGTCGCACGGCTGGGCGAGCACCGCACCGTCCGGTTCTTCGCCGAGGACACCCGGGTGGCCTTCCCCGCCGCCGATTACCACACGCGGGTGTCCCCGGCCGGCGACGGCCTGGACGTCACCGTCACCGCCCGGACGATCCTGCGCGACCTGGCGCTCTTCCCCGACCGCCTCGACCCGGACGCCCGGGTCGACGACCTGGCGGTGACGCTGCTGCCCGGCGAGAGCGTCACCTTCCACGTCACCACGGACCGCGAGTTCGACCCGGCCGCGCTGACGGCACCCCCGGTGCTCCGCTGCGTGAACGAGGCGCGGGCGTGA
- a CDS encoding alpha/beta fold hydrolase, translating into MAVAELGDVTLYYTDEGPREGGGRAGGDRPVLLLVHGWGGHARAWEPVTAALPPRFRVIGVDLRGHGGSSAPPDGYRPADLAGDLVALMERLGVAAAIPVGHSMGAQVVTALAVEHPDRVAALVVVDPAYGADDREELLFSGRRAALRADGPAAAVRQLGTLPGPIRDQLLATPGHVLTQCYEGLYLTPGAFGTRRAAERYLARRSRPVLCLRSRPEPAAWEASVPAPPGSRVVTWPDTGHFLHLERPHAFAELLVSWLEGLDGPDAG; encoded by the coding sequence ATGGCGGTCGCGGAACTCGGCGACGTCACGCTGTACTACACCGACGAGGGCCCGCGGGAGGGCGGCGGCCGGGCCGGAGGCGACCGCCCGGTGCTGCTGCTCGTGCACGGCTGGGGCGGCCACGCGCGGGCCTGGGAGCCGGTGACCGCCGCCCTGCCACCGCGCTTCCGCGTGATCGGCGTCGACCTGCGCGGCCACGGCGGGTCGTCCGCGCCGCCGGACGGCTACCGCCCCGCCGACCTGGCCGGCGACCTGGTGGCGCTCATGGAGCGGCTCGGCGTCGCGGCCGCCATACCGGTCGGGCACTCGATGGGCGCCCAGGTCGTCACCGCGCTGGCCGTGGAACACCCGGACAGGGTCGCCGCGCTGGTGGTCGTCGACCCCGCCTACGGCGCCGACGACCGCGAGGAGCTCCTGTTCTCCGGCCGGCGGGCGGCGCTGCGCGCCGACGGCCCGGCCGCGGCCGTACGCCAGCTCGGCACCCTGCCCGGCCCGATCCGGGACCAGTTGCTCGCCACCCCCGGTCATGTGCTCACCCAGTGCTACGAGGGCTTGTATCTCACCCCGGGGGCGTTCGGCACGCGCCGGGCGGCGGAGAGGTATCTGGCCCGGCGCTCCCGCCCGGTCCTGTGCCTGCGCTCGCGGCCCGAGCCCGCCGCGTGGGAGGCGTCCGTCCCCGCGCCGCCCGGGTCGCGCGTCGTCACCTGGCCGGACACCGGCCACTTCCTGCACCTGGAACGCCCGCACGCCTTCGCGGAGCTGCTCGTGTCGTGGCTGGAAGGACTGGACGGGCCGGACGCCGGGTGA